In Hyphomicrobiales bacterium 4NK60-0047b, a single genomic region encodes these proteins:
- the rdgB gene encoding RdgB/HAM1 family non-canonical purine NTP pyrophosphatase — MKLQSGQKLVVASHNKGKVREINELINPYGLNAVSAGELGLPEPIEDGDSFAANAIIKAEAAANAAGIPALADDSGLEVHGLDGAPGIFSARWGGEQGDFNLAMNRVHDELVAKGLTETEQRTANFTCALALAFPQVQEKTEPLVFEGKVFGSLVWPLRGEYGFGYDPMFVATGETLTFGEMDQTRKHQMSHRANAFALFKKACLS; from the coding sequence GTGAAATTACAATCAGGCCAAAAACTCGTCGTCGCTAGCCATAACAAAGGCAAAGTACGTGAGATCAACGAGCTTATAAACCCTTATGGTTTAAACGCAGTTTCTGCAGGTGAACTTGGGTTGCCCGAACCAATAGAAGATGGGGATAGTTTTGCAGCTAACGCAATTATAAAAGCGGAAGCAGCTGCAAACGCTGCTGGCATTCCAGCTTTGGCAGATGATTCCGGCCTTGAAGTTCACGGGCTTGATGGCGCACCTGGAATTTTCTCCGCGCGCTGGGGTGGTGAGCAGGGCGACTTTAACTTGGCCATGAACCGTGTACATGATGAATTGGTAGCAAAAGGCCTGACAGAAACAGAGCAACGCACAGCAAATTTCACTTGTGCATTAGCTCTTGCATTTCCGCAAGTGCAAGAAAAAACAGAGCCTCTTGTTTTTGAAGGAAAAGTTTTTGGCTCGCTTGTCTGGCCCCTCAGAGGGGAGTATGGGTTTGGCTATGATCCAATGTTTGTAGCGACAGGTGAGACGCTCACTTTTGGGGAAATGGATCAAACGCGCAAACATCAAATGTCTCATAGAGCAAATGCCTTTGCCTTATTTAAAAAGGCTTGCCTTAGCTAA
- the hemW gene encoding radical SAM family heme chaperone HemW, with translation MTQLHNKQETINPVIYNPINGFGVYVHWPFCAAKCPYCDFNSHVAKQTIDEPRFLKAYKSEISHWAKQIRQKGSFKKISSIFFGGGTPSLMSPSLVEGILKELEGTFGFAEGIEISLEANPQSVDALKFKDLKSVGVNRLSIGVQSFKNEDLKTLGRLHDVKQAKQAIEIAQNHFDRFSFDLIYGRPKQTLAEWEAELNEAISHGTTHLSLYQLTIEPNTPYKKLYDAGKLIMPSEELAVDFYELTQQLCHRHGLHQYEVSNHAVKGEEARHNLLYWQYGEFLGLGAGAHGRVVIGDKRLATSTAKIPSKWLEAVELKGHGAIEQEEVSKETQAIEIVLMGMRLKTGISLIDLVERTGHQIDAASIEKLQEDKLLKPSQRGDNARKLVPTAKGTQLLNYMAGQLVEGLIEVSEA, from the coding sequence ATGACCCAATTACACAATAAGCAAGAAACAATAAACCCTGTTATCTACAATCCCATTAATGGGTTTGGCGTCTATGTCCATTGGCCATTTTGCGCGGCCAAATGCCCTTATTGTGATTTCAATTCACACGTCGCAAAACAGACAATAGACGAGCCCCGTTTTTTAAAGGCTTATAAATCTGAAATATCTCATTGGGCAAAACAAATACGCCAAAAGGGCAGTTTTAAAAAGATCTCCTCGATATTTTTCGGTGGCGGCACACCATCTCTCATGAGCCCATCACTTGTTGAAGGCATATTGAAAGAGCTAGAAGGAACATTTGGCTTTGCTGAGGGAATAGAAATTAGCCTTGAAGCAAACCCGCAAAGCGTTGATGCGTTAAAGTTTAAAGATTTAAAAAGTGTAGGCGTTAATCGTCTCTCTATTGGTGTGCAGTCATTCAAGAACGAAGACTTAAAAACACTTGGGCGACTGCATGATGTAAAGCAAGCCAAACAAGCGATTGAAATTGCGCAAAACCATTTCGACCGTTTTTCATTTGATTTAATCTATGGCCGTCCGAAACAAACGCTGGCTGAGTGGGAGGCAGAGCTCAATGAAGCCATCTCTCATGGGACAACCCATCTTTCTCTTTACCAGCTAACGATCGAGCCAAACACACCTTATAAAAAGTTATATGATGCCGGTAAACTCATCATGCCAAGTGAAGAACTTGCGGTTGATTTTTATGAGCTAACGCAGCAACTTTGTCATCGTCATGGGCTTCATCAATATGAAGTATCAAACCATGCTGTAAAAGGAGAGGAAGCTCGTCATAACCTTCTCTATTGGCAATATGGAGAATTCTTAGGGCTAGGTGCCGGCGCACACGGCAGAGTGGTCATCGGAGATAAAAGGTTAGCAACAAGCACGGCAAAAATTCCAAGTAAATGGCTAGAAGCCGTGGAGTTAAAAGGCCACGGTGCTATAGAGCAAGAAGAAGTTTCAAAAGAAACGCAAGCCATTGAGATTGTTCTGATGGGTATGAGATTAAAAACAGGCATCTCACTGATCGATCTTGTTGAACGAACTGGTCATCAAATTGATGCAGCTTCAATTGAAAAATTACAAGAAGATAAACTATTAAAGCCAAGTCAAAGAGGTGACAACGCACGTAAACTCGTACCAACAGCAAAAGGCACTCAGCTCCTAAATTACATGGCCGGACAGCTCGTCGAAGGGTTGATTGAAGTATCTGAAGCGTAA
- a CDS encoding hypothetical protein (frameshifted, insertion/deletion at around 239176), translating into MKNYILSLDQGTTSSRALIFDRNQHIVGLGQIPFKQIYPQTGCVEHDPIEIWQTTLNAAKTAISNAKINANEIASLAITNQRETTVLWEKATGLLLVTQSFGKTGEQVISAES; encoded by the coding sequence GTGAAGAACTATATCCTCAGCCTTGACCAAGGAACCACGTCAAGTAGAGCTCTCATTTTTGATCGCAATCAGCATATTGTTGGCTTAGGTCAAATCCCTTTCAAGCAAATTTACCCACAAACTGGATGTGTAGAACATGATCCAATTGAAATATGGCAAACCACATTAAACGCCGCAAAAACAGCTATTTCAAATGCAAAAATCAATGCGAATGAAATCGCAAGCCTTGCAATCACCAATCAAAGAGAAACAACAGTCCTTTGGGAAAAAGCAACAGGACTCCTGTTAGTAACGCAATCGTTTGGCAAGACAGGCGAACAAGTGATTTCTGCAGAGAGCTAA
- the glpD gene encoding glycerol-3-phosphate dehydrogenase: MEQTNKSAKTYDLLIVGGGINGTGIARDATLRGLKVCLCEQGDLASETSSASTKLIHGGLRYLEFGDFKLVRSALLERKLLMSLLPGFIKPLRFVLPFKKGMRPLWLLRLGLWVYDHLGPLGGLLPTAKRSFQNNEFSPVLKDHFIEGLEYSDGWVDDARLVIFNALEAAQIGADIRPNCKVTSAKREDGHWLIALSSGESIKAKALVNATGPFVNQFIKEAERSEPLRSVRLVRGSHIVVPKLYDLEQAFILQQDDGRIIFTIPYEKYFTLVGTTEASHVSPLRKIEASEEEITYLLNAVNRDFRKHLKRSDVSWTFSGVRPLFENRAKEKKAAHKVSRDYELAVDKAADLPVIHVYGGKITTFRKLAVDTVDLLKPFFSGLGSSRTKEVPYAAFEPVGHEEWLKEFHEQYVLLPLSLRNRWLNSYGRRSDWFLKGVKSKKELGKEFGAGLFEREVRYLMTHEWATTPEDVLWRRTKLGLHMTSSQSETLKNWMHEQQERSDLYQL, translated from the coding sequence ATGGAGCAGACAAACAAATCCGCAAAAACGTATGATTTGCTTATCGTTGGTGGTGGTATCAACGGGACGGGCATTGCGCGCGATGCAACGCTACGTGGGTTAAAAGTCTGTCTTTGCGAACAAGGGGACCTAGCCTCAGAGACATCTTCGGCCAGCACAAAACTAATACATGGCGGCTTGCGCTACCTTGAATTCGGTGATTTCAAACTGGTTCGCTCGGCTCTGTTAGAGCGCAAATTATTAATGAGCTTACTGCCTGGCTTCATCAAACCTCTTCGCTTCGTCCTGCCCTTTAAAAAAGGCATGCGCCCCCTTTGGCTTTTACGGTTAGGCTTGTGGGTCTATGATCATCTCGGCCCTTTAGGGGGCCTACTCCCAACGGCAAAGAGATCATTTCAAAATAATGAATTTAGCCCCGTCTTGAAAGATCATTTTATAGAAGGGCTAGAATATTCAGACGGCTGGGTCGATGATGCAAGGCTGGTTATTTTTAACGCCTTAGAAGCTGCTCAAATAGGAGCTGATATAAGGCCAAATTGTAAAGTCACGTCAGCCAAAAGAGAGGACGGCCATTGGCTCATCGCTCTCTCTTCTGGGGAAAGCATAAAAGCAAAAGCGTTGGTGAACGCAACCGGCCCGTTTGTAAATCAATTCATCAAAGAAGCTGAGAGATCAGAACCACTTCGCTCGGTCAGGCTTGTTCGAGGCAGTCACATCGTAGTGCCAAAGCTCTATGATTTAGAGCAAGCCTTTATTCTACAACAAGATGATGGACGTATCATTTTTACCATTCCATATGAAAAATATTTCACTCTTGTCGGCACAACAGAAGCGAGCCATGTCTCCCCATTAAGAAAAATAGAGGCAAGCGAAGAAGAAATTACCTATCTGCTAAACGCAGTTAATCGAGATTTCAGAAAACATCTAAAACGCTCTGATGTTAGTTGGACATTCTCCGGTGTAAGACCTCTTTTTGAAAATAGGGCAAAAGAAAAAAAGGCTGCACATAAGGTGAGCCGTGACTATGAGCTAGCAGTAGATAAAGCCGCGGACCTGCCGGTTATTCATGTATATGGCGGAAAAATCACGACCTTTAGAAAATTAGCCGTTGATACAGTTGACCTTTTAAAACCATTTTTTTCTGGCCTGGGTAGCAGTCGCACAAAAGAGGTCCCTTACGCAGCGTTTGAACCGGTTGGTCATGAGGAGTGGCTAAAAGAGTTTCATGAACAATATGTATTATTACCTCTCTCATTAAGAAACCGCTGGCTAAATTCTTATGGGCGGCGCAGCGATTGGTTCTTAAAAGGTGTGAAATCGAAAAAAGAATTGGGCAAAGAATTTGGCGCTGGGCTGTTTGAACGAGAAGTCAGATATTTAATGACCCACGAGTGGGCAACAACGCCAGAAGATGTCTTGTGGCGGCGCACCAAACTCGGATTGCATATGACAAGCTCACAAAGTGAGACCTTAAAGAACTGGATGCATGAACAACAAGAGCGGTCCGATCTGTACCAATTATGA
- the grpE gene encoding nucleotide exchange factor GrpE: MSETPDPKETKKQEAPMDDAVDGAGDTETSAPKSSDKASSNNQSEEKMETETSDTDAHLEDIDAAVEPDPVEILEAEVAELKDKLLRQAADMENLRRRTEREKQDMAKFAITNFAKDIVTLDDNLTRTLSAVPEGAVDEDPALKALVEGVEMTGRELTNVLERHGIKRIDPKGEIFDPNSHQALFEIPNPEITAGTILEVVAPGFTIDKRVLRPAMVGIAKGGKKPSKEPKVEEETNTTSKADSEKQTNEEKVDKSV; encoded by the coding sequence ATGAGCGAAACACCAGATCCTAAAGAAACAAAAAAACAAGAAGCCCCTATGGATGATGCTGTAGATGGTGCTGGTGACACTGAGACTTCAGCGCCTAAATCAAGTGATAAAGCGTCCTCTAACAACCAAAGCGAAGAAAAAATGGAAACTGAAACGTCTGATACAGACGCCCATTTAGAAGATATTGATGCAGCTGTTGAACCTGATCCAGTTGAAATTCTTGAAGCTGAAGTTGCTGAGCTGAAAGATAAGCTGCTGCGCCAGGCTGCAGATATGGAAAATTTGCGTCGCCGTACTGAACGCGAAAAGCAAGATATGGCCAAATTTGCTATTACCAATTTTGCCAAAGACATTGTGACCCTTGATGACAATTTAACTCGCACTCTGTCAGCTGTTCCAGAGGGAGCTGTTGATGAAGACCCTGCGCTTAAGGCTCTTGTTGAAGGTGTTGAAATGACTGGCCGCGAGCTGACAAATGTTCTAGAACGCCATGGCATTAAAAGAATAGACCCTAAAGGGGAAATTTTTGATCCGAATTCTCATCAGGCTCTTTTTGAAATTCCAAACCCTGAAATTACTGCGGGTACGATTTTAGAAGTGGTAGCTCCCGGATTTACTATTGATAAAAGAGTTTTACGTCCAGCTATGGTTGGTATTGCTAAGGGGGGGAAAAAACCCTCAAAAGAACCTAAAGTTGAGGAAGAGACAAATACTACTTCTAAAGCTGATAGTGAAAAGCAAACAAATGAAGAGAAGGTTGATAAATCCGTTTAG
- a CDS encoding hypothetical protein (frameshifted, insertion/deletion at around 239170) → MREKTGLLLDPYFSATKLKWLLDNAEDKGTLLRERAANGELCFGTIDSWLLWNLTKGKEHKTDATNASRTMLYNIVTGKWDEDLLDLFEVPRELLPEVMNTVDEFGQTSSKLFGTAIPIKAMAGDQHSALIGQACFAKGDIKSTYGTGCFALQNIGEEITYSNSGLLTTIAYQIKGKPTYAIEGSIFIAGAGVQWLRDEVELIKEASECDELAKNSNQEDPVCLVPAFTGLGAPYWQADVRGALLNLTRGTGKAEITRATLEAVGFQTRDLFNAMNNSLPSTLRVDGGLTNSNWTMQFLANILNCKVKVSKTSEATALGVAYLAGAECGLYGSFAEFSKQWKYSKKFQPSEGDSWRKEKYQIWQRTIETLIH, encoded by the coding sequence GTGAGAGAAAAAACGGGCCTCTTATTAGATCCATATTTCAGCGCAACAAAGCTAAAATGGCTATTGGATAATGCTGAAGATAAAGGAACGCTGCTAAGAGAAAGAGCTGCAAACGGTGAGCTTTGTTTTGGCACGATAGATAGTTGGCTCCTCTGGAATTTAACAAAGGGCAAAGAACATAAGACGGATGCAACAAATGCCTCAAGAACAATGCTTTATAACATTGTGACCGGGAAGTGGGATGAAGACTTACTAGATCTATTTGAAGTCCCCAGAGAGCTTTTACCAGAAGTGATGAATACAGTTGATGAGTTTGGCCAAACGTCATCAAAACTATTTGGAACAGCAATCCCTATTAAAGCAATGGCGGGGGATCAGCATTCAGCTCTTATCGGTCAGGCTTGTTTTGCAAAAGGAGATATTAAGTCTACCTATGGGACTGGGTGTTTTGCCCTTCAAAATATCGGAGAGGAAATCACATATTCAAACTCTGGTTTACTGACCACCATAGCTTATCAAATCAAGGGAAAACCAACTTATGCAATTGAAGGGTCTATTTTCATTGCAGGCGCTGGGGTCCAATGGTTGAGAGACGAAGTTGAGTTAATAAAAGAAGCTTCAGAGTGTGATGAGTTGGCAAAAAACTCAAACCAGGAAGACCCAGTGTGTTTGGTCCCAGCCTTTACAGGTCTAGGGGCCCCTTATTGGCAAGCAGATGTAAGAGGCGCCTTGTTAAACCTGACAAGAGGAACAGGAAAAGCTGAAATCACCCGTGCAACTTTAGAGGCCGTTGGCTTTCAAACGCGAGATTTATTTAACGCAATGAACAATTCACTTCCCTCAACTTTAAGAGTTGATGGCGGGCTGACTAACTCAAATTGGACCATGCAGTTTTTGGCAAATATCTTAAATTGCAAAGTAAAAGTGAGCAAAACCTCAGAAGCTACAGCACTTGGAGTTGCGTATCTTGCAGGCGCTGAATGTGGCCTTTATGGGAGTTTTGCCGAGTTTTCTAAGCAATGGAAATATTCGAAAAAATTCCAACCATCAGAGGGTGATAGCTGGAGAAAAGAAAAATATCAAATCTGGCAAAGGACCATAGAAACTTTAATTCATTGA
- the rph gene encoding ribonuclease PH: MRPSKRQNDEMRRVSIERAVSLHAEGSCMIKFGNTHVLCTASLEERIPPWLKGKGQGWVTAEYGMLPRSTSDRMRREASAGKQSGRTQEIQRLIGRSLRAVVDMKELGERQISVDCDVIQADGGTRTASITGAWVALYDCIEWMRARDMVTGDVLTGQVAAISCGIYKGQEVLDLDYPEDSDAEADANFVMTDKQGIVEIQGTAEADPFSEEQFTELMRLAKKGIGELANLQKLTVS; the protein is encoded by the coding sequence ATGCGTCCAAGTAAACGTCAAAATGATGAAATGCGCCGTGTATCAATAGAACGCGCGGTTTCCCTTCACGCTGAAGGGTCCTGCATGATTAAATTTGGAAATACGCATGTTTTATGCACAGCGTCTCTAGAAGAGCGGATCCCCCCTTGGTTAAAAGGCAAGGGCCAAGGCTGGGTAACGGCAGAATACGGCATGCTGCCACGTTCAACGTCAGACAGAATGCGCCGGGAAGCAAGTGCCGGCAAACAATCTGGCCGCACACAAGAAATCCAGCGCCTCATCGGTAGATCCCTTAGAGCTGTAGTCGATATGAAAGAATTGGGAGAGCGTCAAATTTCAGTTGATTGTGATGTAATCCAAGCGGATGGCGGCACAAGAACAGCCTCAATTACAGGTGCATGGGTGGCTCTTTATGATTGCATCGAATGGATGCGCGCAAGAGACATGGTCACAGGTGATGTGTTAACAGGGCAAGTTGCAGCCATTTCATGCGGCATTTATAAAGGCCAGGAAGTTCTTGATCTTGATTACCCTGAAGATAGTGACGCAGAAGCAGATGCAAACTTTGTCATGACAGACAAGCAAGGCATTGTCGAAATTCAAGGCACAGCAGAGGCTGACCCATTCTCTGAAGAGCAGTTCACCGAACTGATGCGCTTAGCCAAAAAAGGCATCGGTGAATTAGCCAATTTGCAAAAATTAACCGTTAGCTAG
- the hrcA gene encoding heat-inducible transcriptional repressor HrcA produces the protein MANLPPHNPLDLNNRSLEIFRTIVESFLETGEPVGSRNISRHLPMTLSPASVRNVMSDLEEAGLIVQPHTSAGRLPTEVGLRMFVDGLLQVGDLSKEERHSIEQQISTDVQNKPVEDMLTEAGELLSGLSQCAGIVLTEKQISKLKQIEFVRLEAGKALVVLVGEENNIENRIIDIPKDLPQSALVEASNYLSTRLQGRTIDEAKLFIEEELRTQSAELDSLTTKLIQSGVALWSGEDNGKKSLIVRGRSKLIEDINAAEELERVRKLFDDLETKNELVKLLSASEEANGVRIFIGSENKLFSLSGSSIVAAPFKDSERNIVGVMGIIGPTRLNYARIIPMVDYTAKLMSRLISS, from the coding sequence ATGGCCAACCTACCTCCTCATAATCCTCTGGATCTAAACAATAGGTCGCTTGAGATATTTCGAACGATTGTTGAAAGTTTTCTTGAAACCGGTGAGCCTGTTGGCTCACGCAATATTAGTCGTCATTTGCCAATGACGCTCTCACCGGCCTCAGTTCGCAATGTTATGTCTGACCTGGAAGAGGCCGGACTTATTGTACAGCCTCATACATCGGCCGGGCGGCTACCTACTGAGGTTGGGCTTCGTATGTTTGTTGACGGGTTATTGCAAGTTGGTGATTTATCAAAAGAAGAACGCCATTCAATCGAACAACAAATATCTACCGATGTGCAGAATAAGCCTGTTGAAGATATGCTCACCGAAGCTGGCGAGCTTTTATCTGGGCTTTCTCAGTGTGCAGGAATTGTTCTTACTGAAAAACAAATCAGCAAGCTCAAACAAATTGAATTTGTTCGTCTTGAAGCAGGCAAAGCTCTGGTAGTTCTGGTTGGTGAAGAAAATAATATTGAAAACCGGATTATTGATATTCCGAAAGATTTGCCACAATCAGCTTTGGTAGAAGCGTCGAACTATCTTAGCACTCGCTTACAAGGGCGAACAATTGATGAGGCTAAACTCTTTATCGAAGAGGAACTACGCACCCAATCAGCTGAACTGGATAGTTTAACAACGAAACTCATTCAATCTGGTGTGGCGCTCTGGTCTGGTGAAGACAATGGTAAAAAAAGCCTGATTGTCAGAGGACGCTCGAAACTCATTGAAGATATTAATGCTGCGGAAGAATTAGAGCGCGTTCGTAAATTATTTGATGATTTAGAGACGAAAAATGAGCTTGTTAAATTGTTAAGTGCTTCTGAAGAGGCGAATGGAGTTCGCATCTTTATTGGTTCTGAAAATAAGCTCTTCTCACTTTCAGGCTCTTCTATTGTGGCGGCTCCTTTTAAGGATAGTGAGCGTAACATCGTTGGTGTTATGGGGATTATTGGCCCAACACGCCTCAATTATGCCCGAATAATCCCGATGGTAGACTACACGGCGAAATTAATGAGCCGGTTGATAAGTTCGTAA
- a CDS encoding sigma-70 family RNA polymerase sigma factor: MDDMNEQNSKDRDVDLMERLKNGDQSAMQVLYARHYQRIYRFILRQIKDETMAEDIVNEVFLDCWRSAGKFEGRSSVTTWLTAISYNKSISYLRKRREAQMGDGQAEAMVDDADSPQIELMKGDKGDQLRYAISKLSETHAAVIDLAYYHEMSINEIAEVLDVPANTIKTRLFHARKNLHEILCDAGVDRGWP, encoded by the coding sequence GTGGATGATATGAACGAACAAAATAGTAAAGATAGAGACGTTGATTTAATGGAGCGTCTTAAAAATGGCGATCAAAGCGCCATGCAAGTGCTATATGCCCGTCATTATCAGAGAATTTACCGTTTTATTTTACGTCAAATTAAAGATGAGACCATGGCTGAAGATATTGTAAATGAAGTGTTTCTGGATTGTTGGCGCTCTGCTGGCAAATTTGAAGGTCGCTCTTCTGTCACAACCTGGCTAACTGCCATTAGCTATAATAAGTCCATTTCTTACTTACGTAAAAGACGAGAAGCTCAAATGGGCGACGGCCAGGCGGAAGCCATGGTCGACGATGCGGATAGTCCGCAAATTGAGCTAATGAAGGGTGATAAAGGAGATCAGCTCCGATATGCCATTTCTAAATTAAGCGAAACACACGCAGCTGTGATTGATCTCGCTTACTATCATGAAATGAGCATAAATGAGATTGCTGAAGTCCTTGATGTCCCTGCCAACACAATTAAAACCCGCCTGTTTCACGCGCGCAAAAATCTACATGAAATTTTGTGCGATGCAGGAGTGGATAGAGGATGGCCGTAA
- a CDS encoding penicillin-binding protein activator, which produces MKFSFLNLNLFTVFRKKTSFSVFTSLFALCAVVFALNACSTGGGSLTDTALNTPAAQPGDEKVRIALLLPLTAEGRSAQIAKQIKQAGELALFEADNPNIELITKDTKGTPGGARQAASAAVAEGAEIVLGPLFAASVRAATPIVQQSNVPMIAFSSDESVAGNGVYLLSFLAGHDVSSIVSYAVSQGKRRFSAYLPQDQYGKVAEIAFRNAVASHGGEVVALATYPKDPTGLVKAAEPFAEQLKTRQADTLFIPAGQQYLPQLATLIPYYEIDAKTVQILGSSRWDFASVGTQKPLVGGWFPAAEPRGWNQFKQRYTQTYGIIPTRITTLSYDAVSLAVSLANQPKGQRFSVANLTQPGGFAGVDGLFRLNQNGLSERRFAILQVQKFSNKIIQPSPKTFGREAF; this is translated from the coding sequence GTGAAATTTTCTTTTCTAAATTTAAATTTATTTACTGTTTTTAGAAAAAAAACCTCCTTTTCTGTATTCACATCTCTTTTTGCTTTATGCGCCGTTGTTTTTGCACTCAACGCCTGTTCAACTGGTGGTGGAAGCCTAACTGACACAGCGCTTAATACGCCAGCTGCACAACCTGGCGATGAAAAAGTCAGAATTGCCCTATTACTCCCCCTCACTGCTGAGGGACGCTCAGCGCAAATTGCCAAACAAATTAAACAAGCTGGTGAACTTGCGCTTTTTGAAGCTGATAATCCTAATATTGAATTGATAACGAAAGATACAAAAGGCACCCCAGGCGGAGCTCGCCAGGCTGCATCAGCTGCTGTTGCTGAAGGTGCTGAAATTGTTCTTGGGCCTCTATTTGCTGCTTCCGTTCGAGCAGCCACGCCGATTGTTCAACAATCCAATGTTCCAATGATTGCGTTTTCATCTGATGAATCTGTTGCGGGAAATGGGGTTTATCTTCTTAGTTTTCTTGCCGGCCATGATGTGAGCAGCATTGTTTCTTATGCTGTGAGCCAAGGGAAACGCCGCTTTTCAGCTTATCTCCCTCAAGACCAATATGGTAAGGTTGCTGAGATTGCTTTCAGAAATGCTGTGGCATCTCATGGTGGTGAAGTGGTGGCGCTCGCTACATATCCAAAAGACCCAACAGGGTTGGTGAAAGCTGCGGAACCATTTGCTGAACAATTAAAAACAAGACAGGCTGACACGTTGTTCATACCAGCCGGGCAACAATATTTACCTCAGCTTGCTACACTTATTCCCTATTATGAAATTGACGCAAAAACTGTTCAGATTTTAGGGTCCTCTCGTTGGGACTTTGCCTCTGTTGGTACACAGAAACCTCTTGTTGGTGGTTGGTTCCCAGCAGCGGAGCCTAGAGGTTGGAATCAGTTCAAGCAGCGTTACACTCAAACATATGGCATTATACCAACACGCATCACAACCCTATCTTATGATGCCGTAAGTCTTGCAGTATCACTTGCCAACCAACCAAAGGGACAACGTTTTTCTGTTGCTAACCTTACACAACCAGGTGGTTTTGCTGGTGTTGATGGCCTCTTTCGTTTGAACCAAAATGGTTTATCAGAACGCCGTTTTGCAATTTTGCAAGTTCAGAAATTTAGCAATAAGATTATCCAACCATCTCCTAAAACATTTGGACGTGAAGCATTTTAG